From the candidate division WOR-3 bacterium genome, one window contains:
- a CDS encoding GNAT family N-acetyltransferase, with product MNQSVNIREATEKDVKQICKIARQVLNIVTQHRPEFLGRLVELQKIDRFYLNALKEKNSAVLVAEKQNKIIGYAYITIERKPDDLIAIPYLSINELVVDEKYRGQGIGTSLMKRIFQWAKRKKLKVLQLAVWEFNQKTIKFYQKFGFKTIMRKMEKVL from the coding sequence ATGAACCAATCAGTAAATATCAGAGAAGCAACGGAAAAAGATGTTAAACAGATATGTAAAATTGCAAGACAAGTGTTGAATATAGTTACACAACATCGGCCTGAATTTTTGGGTCGACTTGTTGAACTGCAAAAAATAGATAGATTTTATTTAAATGCCCTAAAAGAAAAGAATAGTGCAGTATTAGTAGCAGAAAAACAGAATAAAATAATCGGCTATGCTTATATCACAATTGAACGGAAACCAGATGATTTAATCGCAATTCCTTATCTAAGTATTAATGAATTGGTTGTTGATGAAAAATATCGCGGTCAAGGTATTGGAACATCTTTGATGAAAAGAATCTTTCAATGGGCAAAAAGGAAGAAATTAAAAGTTTTGCAATTGGCGGTGTGGGAATTTAATCAGAAGACTATCAAGTTTTATCAAAAATTCGGATTTAAGACAATTATGCGCAAAATGGAAAAGGTGCTATGA